A section of the Phaseolus vulgaris cultivar G19833 chromosome 8, P. vulgaris v2.0, whole genome shotgun sequence genome encodes:
- the LOC137826076 gene encoding proliferating cell nuclear antigen-like: MLLQARMVQGSVLKKVVEVARNVAGESANLVFSTTGFSLQANNVAIMVAAVLPSDAFDYYHCDRTISIGISLDSMFRIFRVSSDDDIVTIKAFDGVDCLTFVFESSKQDKVSEFMTKDIDVVDQEPLLHISEAEYHAILETENHAILKMPSVVFARICSELADVGDSVTIKITEKSAKFSTKGELGISTIICRQNLDVDKPEEAVVIEMNESVSVTFSLRLINSFTKTAPLCNTVTISFVSEMPSVFEYKIAETGYVRFFLRPREE, from the exons ATGCTGCTGCAAGCTCGCATGGTGCAAGGTTCAGTCCTGAAGAAGGTGGTAGAGGTTGCAAGGAACGTGGCAGGGGAGAGTGCCAACTTGGTTTTCTCCACCACCGGATTCTCCCTGCAAGCCAACAATGTTGCCATAATGGTAGCCGCCGTTCTCCCCTCCGATGCTTTCGACTATTATCACTGCGACCGCACCATCTCCATCGGCATCAGCCTCGACTCCATGTTCCGGATCTTTCGTGTATCCTCCGATGATGACATCGTCACCATCAAAGCCTTTGACGGCGTGGACTGTCTCACCTTCGTCTTCGAAAGCTCCA AGCAAGACAAGGTATCTGAGTTTATGACGAAGGATATTGATGTAGTAGACCAAGAGCCGCTTCTGCATATCTCCGAGGCGGAGTACCATGCCATTCTTGAGACGGAGAACCATGCCATTCTCAAGATGCCTTCTGTTGTGTTTGCAAGAATTTGCAGTGAACTCGCTGATGTTGGAGACAGTG TTACCATTAAGATTACCGAGAAGTCTGCCAAGTTTAGCACTAAAGGAGAACTTGGGATTTCAACCATAATCTGCAGGCAGAATCTTGATGTTGACAAG CCTGAGGAAGCAGTTGTGATAGAGATGAATGAGAGTGTGAGCGTGACATTTTCATTGAGGTTGATAAATTCTTTCACAAAGACTGCGCCATTGTGCAATACAGTCACCATCAGCTTTGTGAGCGAGATGCCTTCTGTGTTCGAGTACAAAATTGCTGAGACTGGTTATGTTCGATTTTTTTTGCGTCCTAGGGAAGAATAA
- the LOC137825965 gene encoding glucose-1-phosphate adenylyltransferase small subunit 2, chloroplastic: protein MASMASIGSLNVPCSSSSSSSNGGRKILPRALSFSASQLYGDKISTDSVSVAPKRVRNPVVVSPKAVSDSQNSQTCLDPDASKSVLGIILGGGAGTRLYPLTKKRAKPAVPLGANYRLIDIPVSNCLNSNVSKIYVLTQFNSASLNRHLSRAYASNMGGYKNEGFVEVLAAQQSPENPNWFQGTADAVRQYLWLFEEHNVLEYLVLAGDHLYRMDYEKFIQVHRESDADITVAALPMDENRATAFGLMKIDEEGRIIEFAEKPKGEQLKAMKVDTTILGLDDERAKEMPYIASMGIYVVSKNVMLNLLREKFPAANDFGSEVIPGATSIGLRVQAYLYDGYWEDIGTIEAFYNANLGITKKPVPDFSFYDRSSPIYTQPRYLPPSKMLDADVTDSVIGEGCVIKNCKIHHSVVGLRSCISEGAIIEDTLLMGADYYETDADKRFLAAKGSVPIGIGRNSHVKRAIIDKNARIGENVKILNSDNVQEAARETDGYFIKSGIVTVIKDALIPSGTVI, encoded by the exons ATGGCTTCCATGGCTTCTATAGGGTCTCTCAATGTGCCatgctcttcttcttcttcttcctccaatGGGGGTAGGAAAATACTCCCACGCGCCCTCTCTTTCTCTGCATCACAGCTATATGGGGATAAGATTTCCACAGATTCAGTTTCAGTTGCACCCAAGAGAGTTCGTAATCCAGTTGTTGTTTCTCCCAAGGCAGTTTCTGATTCCCAAAACTCCCAGACTTGTCTTGATCCCGATGCCAGCAAA AGTGTGCTTGGCATTATACTTGGAGGTGGTGCTGGGACTCGTCTTTATCCACTGACCAAGAAGAGGGCGAAGCCTGCTGTTCCTCTTGGAGCAAACTATAGGCTGATTGATATCCCTGTTAGCAACTGCTTGAATAGCAATGTATCGAAGATCTATGTTCTCACTCAGTTCAATTCTGCGTCGTTGAATCGGCACCTTTCTCGTGCTTATGCAAGCAACATGGGGGGCTACAAAAATGAGGGTTTTGTTGAGGTTCTTGCTGCTCAGCAGAGTCCTGAGAATCCTAATTGGTTCCAG GGCACCGCAGATGCTGTGAGGCAGTATTTATGGCTTTTTGAAGAGCACAATGTTTTGGAGTATTTGGTTCTGGCTGGTGATCATTTGTATCGAATGGATTATGAGAAATTTATCCAAGTGCATAGGGAGAGTGATGCTGATATCACTGTTGCTGCCTTGCCGATGGATGAAAATCGTGCCACTGCATTTGGTCTGATGAAGATCGATGAAGAGGGGCGTATAATTGAATTCGCCGAAAAGCCCAAAGGAGAACAGTTGAAAGCTATGAAG GTTGATACTACTATTTTGGGTCTTGATGACGAGAGAGCAAAGGAAATGCCTTACATTGCTAGCATGGGTATATATGTTGTTAGCAAAAATGTGATGTTAAACCTGCTACGTGAGAAGTTTCCTGCTGCAAATGACTTTGGGAGTGAAGTGATTCCTGGTGCAACTTCCATTGGATTGAGA GTGCAAGCTTACTTGTATGATGGCTACTGGGAAGACATTGGTACAATTGAGGCTTTCTATAATGCAAATCTGGGAATCACCAAAAAGCCTGTGCCTGACTTCAG CTTCTATGATCGTTCGTCTCCAATCTACACCCAACCACGATATTTGCCTCCATCTAAGATGCTTGATGCTGATGTCACTGATAGTGTTATTGGTGAAGGATGTGTGATTAAG AACTGCAAAATTCACCATTCTGTTGTTGGGTTGCGATCTTGCATATCAGAAGGTGCAATTATTGAAGACACGCTATTAATGGGGGCAGATTATTATGAG ACTGATGCTGATAAGAGGTTTCTGGCTGCTAAAGGCAGTGTTCCAATTGGTATTGGCCGGAACTCTCATGTCAAAAGGGCAATTATCGACAAGAATGCTCGAATTGGAGAAAATGTGAAG ATTCTAAACAGTGACAATGTCCAAGAAGCTGCAAGGGAAACAGATGGATATTTCATAAAAAGTGGGATTGTGACAGTGATCAAGGATGCTTTAATTCCTAGTGGAACTGTAATCTAA